The following coding sequences lie in one Niabella agricola genomic window:
- a CDS encoding phage tail protein, with the protein MNEPFLGMIGMFGFDFAPRNWASCNGQIIALRSNTALFALLGTTYGGDGVNTFALPNLAGRAPVGATGQGPGLSNYIMGQQAGVPNISLTFQHLPAHNHTINAFTDAGNTENPAGANPANTGKLDKEYRSSGTMVKMQPGMVGAVGSNTPFSIQQPFLVVNYCIALTGIFPARS; encoded by the coding sequence ATGAATGAACCTTTTCTTGGTATGATTGGGATGTTCGGTTTTGATTTTGCTCCCCGGAACTGGGCCTCCTGTAACGGGCAAATCATTGCATTAAGATCAAACACAGCGCTTTTTGCACTGCTGGGCACTACCTACGGAGGCGATGGTGTTAATACATTTGCCTTACCGAATTTAGCAGGCAGGGCACCCGTGGGTGCTACCGGGCAGGGACCGGGCTTAAGCAATTATATAATGGGGCAGCAGGCGGGAGTCCCAAACATATCATTGACATTCCAACATCTGCCCGCTCATAATCATACCATTAATGCATTTACCGATGCCGGCAATACCGAAAACCCGGCAGGAGCCAACCCTGCCAATACCGGGAAACTGGATAAGGAATACCGTTCTTCCGGAACCATGGTTAAAATGCAACCGGGGATGGTAGGCGCTGTTGGCAGCAACACTCCCTTTTCTATACAACAGCCCTTCCTGGTTGTTAATTATTGCATTGCACTGACCGGCATTTTCCCGGCAAGATCCTGA
- a CDS encoding phage tail protein translates to MEPLLGFIAMFGFNFAPRGWAFCQGQTMSIAQNQALFALLGTYYGGNGVNTFNLPDLRGRVPIHSGMSNYGPSYNLGQMGGSESTQLRINHLPSHTHEISAVSETGDTELPTGAYLANTGPLNYGYKASGTKTQMNAGMMGSSGNNEPVSNMQPFLVLNFCIALNGVFPSRN, encoded by the coding sequence ATGGAACCCCTTTTAGGTTTTATTGCCATGTTTGGTTTCAATTTTGCGCCCAGGGGATGGGCCTTCTGCCAGGGGCAGACTATGTCCATAGCCCAGAACCAGGCATTGTTTGCATTGTTAGGCACGTATTATGGAGGCAATGGCGTCAACACATTCAATCTGCCCGATTTAAGAGGAAGAGTACCCATTCATAGCGGTATGTCCAACTATGGCCCTTCATATAACCTGGGGCAAATGGGTGGAAGCGAAAGCACACAGTTACGTATAAACCATTTGCCCAGTCACACACACGAAATCAGTGCCGTTTCCGAAACGGGAGACACCGAATTGCCCACCGGTGCATACCTGGCCAATACCGGGCCGCTGAACTACGGGTATAAAGCAAGCGGCACCAAAACACAAATGAATGCGGGAATGATGGGCAGCAGCGGTAATAATGAACCGGTCAGTAATATGCAGCCCTTCCTGGTACTTAATTTCTGTATTGCACTGAACGGCGTTTTTCCATCAAGAAATTAA
- a CDS encoding adenylate/guanylate cyclase domain-containing protein — protein MLILHSDAVTTMLSKRILYFRLKMLLILSVIWILFGFLFLFNILEIERQLLSNRSPFIFCIAFALIGLVISSALIFYLKTAFRRHPLWIAFLLKLALAFGLFVVVAFCMLAGYFVFSYHGSLSGFTTRFFEDIFFTRGFLILMTDLGLLTLISLVLLEVTDKYGPGGFWSMMRGEYHRPKKERRIFIFLDINNATTIAERIGHEQYFLLLKDFFSDITNPVLANGGEIYQYVGDEVVLSWKESPEHKIYALRFIRQAFYILKRREKYYTGQYTVAPTFKAGIHSGEVTSGFVGIIKKDLVYSGDTLNTAARLRGKCHELQQSFILSGGFMQDFYQPFAYRITSIGEMELKGRLEKEPLFSLEFE, from the coding sequence ATGTTAATTTTGCATTCAGATGCTGTAACGACTATGCTTTCCAAACGTATCCTATATTTCAGGTTGAAAATGCTGCTGATCCTTTCCGTGATCTGGATCCTGTTTGGATTCCTTTTTCTGTTTAACATCCTTGAAATTGAAAGGCAGTTACTGAGTAACCGGTCGCCGTTCATTTTTTGCATTGCGTTTGCTCTCATTGGTCTGGTGATTTCTTCGGCGCTGATTTTTTATTTAAAAACGGCTTTCCGCAGGCACCCTTTATGGATTGCATTCCTGTTGAAGCTGGCGCTGGCTTTTGGCTTGTTTGTAGTGGTGGCCTTTTGCATGCTGGCGGGGTATTTTGTTTTTAGTTATCATGGAAGCCTTTCCGGATTTACTACACGGTTTTTTGAGGATATTTTTTTTACGAGGGGGTTCCTGATCCTGATGACAGATCTGGGATTGCTGACGCTTATTTCGCTGGTATTGCTGGAGGTAACCGACAAGTACGGGCCCGGCGGATTCTGGAGCATGATGCGGGGAGAATATCACCGGCCGAAGAAAGAAAGACGGATCTTTATTTTCCTGGACATTAATAATGCCACCACCATTGCTGAAAGGATCGGCCATGAACAATATTTTTTACTGCTGAAAGACTTCTTTTCAGATATCACCAACCCGGTGCTGGCCAATGGCGGGGAAATTTACCAGTATGTGGGGGATGAGGTGGTGCTTTCCTGGAAAGAGTCACCGGAGCATAAAATCTATGCACTGCGGTTTATCCGGCAGGCCTTCTATATTTTAAAACGAAGGGAGAAATATTATACTGGGCAATACACCGTAGCTCCAACATTCAAGGCGGGCATCCATAGCGGTGAAGTTACATCGGGCTTTGTAGGCATTATAAAAAAAGACCTGGTGTATAGCGGCGATACGCTGAACACGGCTGCAAGACTGCGGGGTAAATGTCATGAACTGCAGCAATCTTTTATTTTATCGGGAGGGTTTATGCAGGATTTTTACCAGCCGTTTGCGTATAGAATTACCAGCATCGGGGAAATGGAGTTGAAAGGAAGGCTGGAGAAGGAACCGCTTTTTTCGCTGGAGTTTGAGTGA
- a CDS encoding phosphatase PAP2 family protein — protein MNVPNKDTSNITIEKAVRDSGIRETASATALLKDSVEEDSLIRYRLNGAFLKSIFSDATYVVTRPVHWQGRDLRNLGIVMGTAGALLLADKEIKWFAQQNQHPFVNSVANIVEPFGNRYSPYIMAGMYVAGAVIKNRELKNTALLTFKSYAISTSLYLLTKSMIRRNRPAYTDHNLDFYPPFSGDRYHTSFPSGHTLTVMTLATAVSEAYGKQHRWIPWVAYSIAGLTGVSRIYHNRHWSSDVWIGASLGYFVTRSVFKNNRVKKRTGLEFVWR, from the coding sequence TTGAACGTTCCCAATAAAGACACGAGTAATATTACGATAGAAAAAGCGGTTCGGGACAGCGGCATCCGGGAGACGGCTTCTGCAACAGCGCTTCTGAAAGATAGTGTGGAAGAAGACAGCCTGATCAGATACCGGCTGAACGGTGCTTTTTTGAAAAGCATTTTTTCAGATGCAACATATGTGGTTACACGGCCGGTGCATTGGCAGGGCCGCGATCTGCGGAACCTGGGTATTGTGATGGGAACAGCGGGCGCGCTGCTGCTGGCGGATAAAGAAATCAAATGGTTCGCTCAGCAAAATCAGCACCCCTTTGTTAACAGCGTGGCCAATATTGTTGAGCCCTTCGGCAATCGCTATTCGCCTTATATTATGGCGGGCATGTATGTAGCTGGTGCCGTTATTAAGAACCGGGAACTTAAAAACACGGCACTGCTCACCTTTAAATCCTATGCCATTTCTACCTCGCTGTACCTCCTGACAAAGTCGATGATCCGCCGGAACCGGCCTGCTTATACCGATCACAACCTCGATTTTTATCCGCCTTTCTCCGGCGACCGATACCATACCTCATTTCCTTCCGGTCATACCTTAACAGTGATGACGCTGGCTACCGCCGTTTCCGAAGCCTATGGCAAACAGCACCGGTGGATACCCTGGGTAGCCTACAGCATTGCCGGGCTTACCGGTGTTTCCCGTATCTATCATAACCGGCACTGGTCCAGCGATGTTTGGATCGGGGCCAGCCTTGGTTATTTTGTAACCCGGTCCGTATTTAAAAACAACCGGGTAAAGAAACGCACGGGTCTGGAGTTCGTATGGCGTTAG
- a CDS encoding phage tail protein — protein sequence MDPFLSMIVLFGCNFAPRGWAFCQGQLLSIAQNTALFSLLGTTYGGNGQTTFALPDLRGRVPIGFGQGPGLSSYALGQQGGAETVTLLLSQMPAHTHAFMATAEAGDTSDPTGAFPANTGTLDKEYKQSPVNKVAMNAAAVETKGGSQPHTNIQPYLALNYCIALEGIFPSRN from the coding sequence ATGGACCCCTTTTTAAGTATGATCGTATTGTTTGGTTGCAATTTCGCTCCACGCGGATGGGCTTTCTGCCAGGGCCAGCTATTATCCATTGCCCAGAATACAGCGCTGTTTTCCTTGCTGGGAACTACCTATGGCGGCAATGGACAAACCACTTTTGCACTACCCGATCTGCGGGGAAGGGTGCCCATCGGGTTCGGACAGGGGCCCGGGCTTTCTTCATATGCCCTCGGACAACAGGGCGGCGCAGAGACGGTGACATTGCTGTTGAGCCAGATGCCGGCACATACCCATGCCTTTATGGCTACTGCAGAGGCAGGAGACACCTCCGACCCTACCGGTGCATTCCCGGCCAATACAGGAACGCTCGATAAAGAATATAAGCAATCTCCGGTCAATAAGGTGGCTATGAATGCAGCAGCGGTGGAAACCAAGGGCGGCAGCCAGCCGCATACAAATATACAGCCCTACCTGGCGCTGAACTATTGTATTGCACTTGAAGGCATTTTCCCGTCGCGCAATTAA
- a CDS encoding tetratricopeptide repeat protein, producing the protein MNHFAILSAICLLTAGCKVSPKKAEQASVVTKKETVGCAPATTDQAWYASGTKAPLFKGLDGIRFKISTSSKEAQDYFNQGMMLAYGFNHAEAARSFFEATRLDSSCAMAYWGFAYVLGPNYNAGMEDDNYQRAWQAAQKALSLAGSCTPKEKALIRALGVRYTAQAPKSRGHLDSAFAGAMKTVYDAYPNDPDVSALYAESLMDLHPWDLYDKKTKAPKPWTPEIVTILEKLIRQYPEHPGAPHFYIHAVEASKTPEKGLASAQLLMQLVPGSGHLLHMPSHIYIWTGDYHLGSLANLNAIRADSIYVTTCHAQGAYPLAYYLHNYHYLAATATFEGNTKLAWMAAKQLREKTATNVMTQPGWGTLQHYYTIPYFVAVKLALWDSILAIKQERKDLVYPRAIQHYAKGMSLLAKKEIAGAQKELTLLNELAADTVLKAMTIWNINSMNDIVQIAVHMLTAEMHLNKKEYDSAVASFNMAVAIEDNLNYNEPPDWFFSVRHHLGAALLQAGKYSQAEKIYREDLETWKENGWALAGLQQALEKQGKEQEARHTGERLVRAWQYADVNLASY; encoded by the coding sequence ATGAATCATTTTGCAATTCTGTCGGCCATATGCCTCTTAACCGCCGGCTGCAAGGTATCCCCCAAAAAAGCAGAGCAGGCATCCGTTGTCACAAAAAAAGAAACGGTCGGGTGCGCTCCGGCCACTACTGATCAGGCATGGTATGCGTCAGGCACCAAGGCTCCCCTGTTTAAAGGGTTGGACGGTATCCGGTTTAAAATTTCCACTTCCAGCAAGGAAGCCCAGGATTATTTCAACCAGGGTATGATGTTGGCCTATGGCTTTAATCATGCAGAGGCGGCCCGTTCTTTTTTTGAAGCTACACGGCTCGATTCCAGTTGTGCCATGGCCTACTGGGGCTTTGCCTACGTGCTGGGCCCCAATTACAATGCAGGCATGGAAGATGACAATTATCAGCGGGCCTGGCAGGCGGCTCAAAAAGCACTTTCCCTGGCCGGCAGTTGTACGCCAAAAGAAAAAGCGCTGATCAGGGCCCTGGGCGTCCGGTATACAGCGCAGGCTCCAAAAAGCCGGGGGCATCTCGACAGCGCTTTTGCCGGGGCTATGAAAACCGTATATGATGCATACCCCAATGACCCAGACGTGAGCGCGCTGTATGCAGAATCATTAATGGATCTCCACCCCTGGGATCTGTATGATAAAAAAACAAAGGCGCCCAAACCCTGGACGCCTGAAATTGTAACGATACTTGAAAAGCTGATCCGTCAATACCCCGAACATCCCGGTGCACCGCATTTCTACATCCACGCCGTGGAAGCGTCCAAAACACCGGAAAAGGGATTAGCCAGTGCGCAGCTGCTGATGCAGCTGGTACCCGGCTCCGGGCACTTGCTGCATATGCCCTCGCATATCTATATCTGGACGGGGGATTATCACCTGGGCTCCCTTGCCAACCTCAACGCCATCAGGGCCGACAGCATCTATGTAACCACCTGTCATGCACAGGGTGCCTATCCCCTGGCCTACTACTTGCATAATTACCATTACCTGGCCGCCACAGCCACCTTTGAAGGGAACACAAAGCTGGCATGGATGGCTGCTAAACAGCTGCGGGAGAAAACGGCAACGAATGTAATGACGCAGCCCGGGTGGGGCACGCTTCAACACTATTATACCATCCCTTATTTTGTAGCCGTAAAATTGGCGCTATGGGACAGTATCCTGGCAATAAAGCAGGAGCGAAAAGACCTTGTTTACCCCCGCGCCATACAGCATTATGCGAAAGGTATGTCACTGTTGGCAAAAAAGGAGATTGCCGGAGCACAGAAGGAACTGACCTTACTCAATGAACTGGCTGCCGACACTGTATTAAAAGCAATGACCATCTGGAATATCAATAGCATGAACGACATTGTACAGATCGCAGTGCATATGCTTACAGCAGAAATGCACCTGAATAAAAAGGAATACGATAGCGCTGTTGCGTCTTTCAACATGGCCGTTGCTATTGAAGACAACCTGAATTATAACGAGCCTCCTGACTGGTTTTTTTCTGTGCGGCACCATCTGGGGGCTGCACTGCTACAGGCCGGGAAATACAGCCAGGCGGAAAAAATATACCGCGAGGACCTGGAAACCTGGAAAGAGAACGGATGGGCTCTGGCAGGGTTGCAGCAAGCCCTGGAAAAACAGGGAAAAGAGCAAGAAGCCCGGCATACCGGCGAGCGATTGGTCAGGGCCTGGCAGTATGCAGATGTGAATCTGGCTTCTTATTAA
- a CDS encoding FtsB family cell division protein produces METFVDFVPEKEPAQEAAPQKPRKALSKISRFLTNKFFLATVGFLAIMLFLDKNDLFSIMERRKELNDLELSKEHYNKELIELHKIKNDLETDPATIEKLAREKYLMKRNNEDIFLTEDQTKLKQAE; encoded by the coding sequence ATGGAAACATTTGTTGACTTTGTTCCGGAAAAAGAACCCGCGCAGGAAGCAGCTCCGCAAAAGCCGCGCAAGGCGCTCAGCAAAATTTCACGGTTCCTGACCAATAAATTTTTCCTGGCTACTGTAGGCTTTTTGGCCATCATGCTGTTCCTTGACAAGAACGACCTGTTCTCCATTATGGAACGTCGCAAGGAACTCAATGACCTGGAACTGAGCAAAGAGCATTACAATAAAGAGCTGATTGAGCTGCATAAGATCAAAAATGACCTGGAAACGGATCCGGCCACCATCGAAAAGCTGGCCCGGGAAAAATACCTGATGAAACGGAACAATGAGGACATTTTTCTTACTGAGGATCAAACCAAATTAAAACAGGCTGAATAA
- the eno gene encoding phosphopyruvate hydratase, with protein sequence MSYISEVFARQILDSRGNPTIEVDVLTDEGALGRAAVPSGASTGIHEAVELRDGDKKKYLGKGTLKAVKNVNNTIAPALLGYDVADQTGIDQLMIELDGTPNKGKLGANALLAVSMAAAKAAAEEAGLPLYRYVGGTNAKTLPIPMMNILNGGAHADNKIDFQEFMVMPIGASTFSEGLRWGVEIFHALKSVLKKKGFSTNVGDEGGFAPNIQSNEEAIETVLAAIDAAGYKAGSQITIAMDAANSELWDAKKKKYVFHKSSGKALSSDELVKFWESWVKQYPIVSIEDGMAEDDWKGWAALTQAVGDKCQLVGDDLFVTNVTRLQQGIDKSIANGLLVKVNQIGTITETINAVTLAQHNGYNTIMSHRSGETEDTTIADLAVALNCGQIKTGSASRTDRIAKYNQLIRIEEQLGESAVYPKGTIKFGKK encoded by the coding sequence ATGAGTTACATTTCAGAGGTATTTGCCAGACAAATTTTGGACAGCCGCGGTAATCCTACTATCGAGGTGGATGTACTAACAGACGAAGGGGCCCTTGGTCGCGCCGCCGTTCCAAGCGGAGCCAGCACCGGGATCCACGAAGCCGTGGAACTGCGCGACGGCGACAAGAAAAAATACCTGGGAAAGGGAACATTAAAAGCCGTTAAAAACGTAAATAATACCATCGCTCCTGCTTTGTTGGGATACGACGTAGCAGACCAAACCGGCATCGACCAGCTGATGATTGAGCTGGATGGTACGCCCAATAAAGGAAAATTAGGTGCCAACGCATTGCTGGCCGTAAGTATGGCGGCTGCCAAGGCTGCTGCAGAAGAAGCCGGACTGCCCCTGTACCGTTATGTGGGCGGTACCAATGCCAAAACCCTGCCCATCCCTATGATGAACATCCTCAACGGTGGTGCGCATGCTGATAACAAGATCGACTTCCAGGAATTTATGGTAATGCCCATAGGCGCTTCTACCTTCAGCGAAGGATTGCGCTGGGGTGTGGAAATCTTCCATGCCCTAAAATCGGTACTGAAGAAAAAAGGCTTTAGCACCAACGTGGGTGATGAAGGCGGTTTTGCACCCAATATTCAAAGCAACGAAGAAGCCATCGAAACCGTATTGGCGGCTATCGATGCTGCTGGTTATAAAGCCGGTTCACAAATCACCATCGCTATGGATGCCGCCAATAGCGAGCTCTGGGATGCCAAAAAGAAAAAATATGTGTTCCATAAAAGCAGCGGCAAGGCATTAAGCAGCGATGAGCTGGTAAAATTCTGGGAAAGCTGGGTTAAACAATACCCCATTGTAAGCATTGAAGACGGTATGGCTGAAGACGACTGGAAAGGATGGGCAGCCTTAACCCAGGCAGTAGGCGATAAATGCCAGCTGGTGGGCGACGACCTGTTTGTAACCAACGTAACCCGCCTGCAGCAAGGTATTGATAAAAGCATTGCCAATGGCCTGCTGGTAAAAGTAAACCAGATCGGTACCATTACGGAAACCATCAATGCGGTAACCCTGGCGCAGCACAACGGCTATAACACCATCATGAGCCACAGAAGCGGTGAAACCGAGGATACTACCATCGCCGACCTGGCCGTAGCCCTGAATTGCGGACAGATCAAAACCGGTTCTGCAAGCCGTACCGACCGGATCGCCAAATACAACCAGCTGATCCGCATCGAAGAACAATTGGGTGAAAGCGCGGTTTATCCAAAAGGAACCATTAAATTTGGTAAGAAATAA
- the pncA gene encoding bifunctional nicotinamidase/pyrazinamidase, whose protein sequence is MKSLIIVDMQYDFLPGGALPVAGGDTLIPVINRLQADYELVVATQDWHPADHKSFASQHKGKSPFDVTEWKGAPQTLWPDHCVQGKPGADLHRDIDQRKIEAIFRKGMDAEIDSYSGFFDNGHLKSTGLGDYLKGRGVEEVHVCGLAADFCVYFTALDALELGLKSVIVDHATLPIDAVAYARTKQQFVEWGGELKAKN, encoded by the coding sequence ATGAAAAGCCTGATCATTGTAGACATGCAATATGATTTTTTACCGGGCGGCGCCTTGCCGGTGGCAGGAGGTGATACCCTCATTCCGGTGATCAACCGCTTGCAGGCGGATTATGAGCTGGTGGTAGCTACCCAGGACTGGCATCCGGCGGATCATAAAAGTTTTGCATCGCAGCACAAAGGTAAAAGTCCGTTCGATGTGACCGAATGGAAGGGCGCCCCGCAAACGCTTTGGCCAGACCATTGCGTGCAGGGCAAGCCCGGAGCGGACCTGCACCGGGATATTGATCAGCGGAAGATTGAGGCGATCTTCCGGAAGGGCATGGACGCGGAGATTGACAGTTACAGTGGTTTTTTTGACAATGGCCATCTGAAATCGACCGGCCTCGGCGATTACCTGAAGGGAAGGGGCGTTGAAGAAGTGCATGTATGCGGACTGGCGGCTGATTTTTGTGTCTATTTTACAGCGCTGGATGCGTTGGAGCTGGGGCTGAAATCCGTGATCGTAGACCATGCCACGCTCCCCATCGATGCAGTGGCGTATGCAAGAACGAAACAGCAGTTCGTTGAATGGGGCGGAGAACTGAAAGCTAAAAACTGA
- a CDS encoding TonB-dependent receptor, with the protein MRRFLLFLVTLMALLNVHAQTHTGNIEGVITTPEGNPVPNVNITIKGKKKHAVTNEKGYFEFTEIPYGDYILIYSFEGETSQEVPVTVPPVSSEASKYNLSLNARELKEVIVRIGGSINQGTARIGKSNIPIMDLPQAVTIIGQSTIENQQAQRLSDVIKNVNGMYLGTTRGNTQETFYARGYNLGSTNTFKNGFRVNSGAMPEMSAIESVEVLKGGTALLYGNVAPGGIVNMVTKKPRFNFGGEVNMRVGSYDLYKPSIDIYGPVSKSVAYRLNGTYEKANSYRDGVHSERYYVNPSLLFKLSEKTKLLVQGDYLQHEFIPDFGIGTLTDKANVFTDGKTIAPVGRNAFFGAPWQYAKTNQATASAELSHTFNDNWQLSALAGYQNYERDYFSLERVQADVNGKWRRPLGKTNNKQDYFTGQVNVNGQFQTGSIGHKVLIGMDGERDITTNLASTYTASSFYDTISLTDPAAYVARTDMPTDWKWRTSVKNPVSRFGAYLQDLVTLSDKFKLLAGVRWSLQQIDAPVTDSLLNGKTAKGRSQVDRAFSPRVGLVYQPTMHTSVFASYSSSFTPNSGQDIDGKTLKPSFIDQYELGVKNDFFEGLLSANLTLYRIVNSNLSQPSQVNPQARELTGQTTSDGIEVDLKSQPIKGWDILAGYSYNNMRYTSTSGKSGSYVEGQRLVNTPAHTANATTFYTFPKGPVKGLKLGAGVYYTGERNAGWNNDYKDDNGSIRDRLFTVKGFVTADLSAGYTYRQWSLLAKLSNISNTFNYYVHENYSVNPIPPRSFVVTAAFKF; encoded by the coding sequence ATGAGAAGATTTCTGCTGTTTTTAGTGACGTTAATGGCGCTTTTGAACGTGCATGCGCAAACCCATACCGGTAATATCGAGGGAGTGATCACCACCCCTGAGGGCAATCCGGTTCCAAATGTGAATATAACGATCAAGGGAAAGAAAAAACACGCTGTTACCAATGAGAAAGGCTATTTTGAATTTACGGAAATCCCCTATGGAGATTATATACTGATCTATTCATTCGAAGGCGAAACCAGCCAGGAAGTTCCGGTAACCGTTCCCCCGGTAAGCAGCGAAGCTTCTAAATACAATCTTTCTTTAAATGCGAGAGAGTTAAAAGAAGTGATCGTACGCATTGGCGGCAGCATTAACCAGGGTACGGCCCGGATCGGGAAATCCAATATCCCCATCATGGACCTGCCGCAGGCGGTTACCATCATCGGGCAATCGACGATTGAGAACCAGCAGGCACAGCGGCTGAGCGATGTTATAAAAAATGTAAACGGTATGTACCTGGGCACAACCAGGGGCAACACCCAGGAAACATTTTATGCGCGGGGATATAACCTGGGCAGCACCAACACCTTTAAGAACGGGTTCCGGGTAAACAGCGGTGCCATGCCCGAAATGAGCGCTATTGAAAGCGTGGAAGTATTAAAAGGCGGCACCGCGCTGTTATATGGTAATGTGGCTCCCGGTGGTATTGTAAACATGGTTACCAAAAAGCCCCGCTTCAATTTTGGTGGCGAAGTAAATATGCGGGTGGGTAGCTACGACTTGTACAAACCTTCTATCGATATCTATGGTCCGGTCAGCAAGTCCGTGGCCTACCGCCTGAACGGCACTTATGAAAAAGCCAATAGCTATCGCGACGGGGTACATTCCGAGCGTTACTATGTAAACCCCTCTTTACTGTTCAAATTGAGCGAAAAAACCAAACTGCTGGTGCAGGGCGATTACCTGCAGCACGAGTTCATCCCGGATTTCGGGATTGGCACCCTTACAGATAAAGCCAATGTATTTACCGATGGAAAAACAATTGCCCCTGTAGGCCGCAATGCATTTTTTGGTGCGCCCTGGCAATACGCCAAAACCAACCAGGCCACCGCATCGGCAGAGCTCAGCCATACATTCAATGACAACTGGCAGCTGAGCGCCCTGGCCGGTTATCAAAACTACGAAAGAGACTATTTTTCGCTGGAGCGCGTACAGGCCGACGTAAACGGCAAATGGAGAAGACCATTGGGCAAAACCAACAACAAGCAGGACTATTTTACAGGGCAGGTTAATGTGAACGGGCAATTCCAAACCGGCTCCATCGGGCACAAGGTATTGATTGGCATGGATGGCGAAAGGGACATCACCACTAACCTGGCTTCTACCTACACCGCCAGCAGCTTTTATGATACCATCAGCCTTACTGATCCTGCGGCCTATGTAGCCCGCACGGATATGCCCACAGATTGGAAATGGAGAACATCTGTTAAAAATCCCGTGTCCCGCTTTGGAGCATATCTGCAAGACCTGGTAACACTGTCCGATAAGTTCAAATTACTGGCCGGTGTCCGCTGGTCGTTGCAGCAAATAGATGCGCCGGTTACCGACTCCCTCTTAAACGGCAAGACGGCTAAGGGCAGATCACAGGTGGACCGCGCCTTTTCGCCAAGAGTGGGCCTGGTATACCAACCCACCATGCACACTTCGGTGTTTGCCAGCTACTCCAGTTCATTTACCCCCAACTCAGGACAGGATATCGATGGCAAAACCTTAAAACCTTCATTCATCGATCAATACGAATTGGGAGTGAAAAACGACTTCTTTGAAGGATTGCTGAGTGCCAACCTCACCCTCTACCGCATTGTCAACAGCAACCTTTCGCAACCTTCACAGGTCAACCCGCAGGCAAGGGAACTCACCGGACAAACCACCAGCGACGGTATTGAAGTAGATCTGAAAAGCCAGCCGATAAAAGGATGGGATATCCTGGCTGGGTATAGCTACAATAATATGCGCTATACAAGCACTTCGGGTAAATCCGGAAGCTATGTAGAAGGCCAGCGCCTGGTAAACACGCCTGCGCACACCGCCAATGCCACCACCTTTTATACCTTCCCCAAAGGACCGGTTAAAGGTCTGAAACTCGGCGCCGGTGTTTATTATACCGGCGAGCGGAACGCGGGATGGAATAACGATTATAAAGATGACAACGGCTCCATCAGAGACCGGCTGTTTACCGTAAAAGGGTTTGTAACCGCCGACCTGTCTGCGGGCTATACTTACCGGCAATGGTCCTTACTGGCGAAATTGTCCAACATCTCCAACACCTTTAACTATTATGTGCACGAAAACTACAGCGTAAACCCCATTCCTCCGCGGAGCTTTGTGGTAACCGCAGCCTTTAAGTTCTGA